In Oryza brachyantha chromosome 1, ObraRS2, whole genome shotgun sequence, the following are encoded in one genomic region:
- the LOC102701034 gene encoding uncharacterized protein LOC102701034 — MEERSRDTVEEEVGGAAFSGDESDGEFEFPFVSREADAGGVADELFADGRIRAFYPVFGRVLDDVAVAAPAAAAAERRAPLRRLFIEEGRNSSVGSTASSSSSSTDAELDGVSPDSYCVWVPGSSPASSPSRPPRKSGSTGSIARWRRISELVVGRSHSDGKEKFRFLSAPPSPAREHSRSKPTKGAVKPTHTYTELDTVAAGYRMSYSPARAPTGAGATRRTFLPYRPDLMGIFANVNGLSRTHHGPF, encoded by the coding sequence ATGGAAGAGAGATCTCGAGACACCGTCGAGGAGGAAGTGGGCGGCGCCGCGTTCTCCGGGGATGAGTCCGACGGCGAGTTCGAGTTCCCGTTCGTGAGCCGGGAGGCGGACGCCGGGGGCGTGGCTGACGAGCTGTTCGCGGACGGGCGCATCAGGGCGTTCTACCCGGTGTTCGGCCGTGTGCTGGACgacgtggcggtggcggcgcccgcagccgcggcggcggagcggagggcGCCGCTCCGGCGGCTGTTCATCGAGGAGGGGCGGAACTCGTCCGTGGGgtcgacggcgtcgtcgtcgtcgtcgtccaccgACGCGGAGCTCGACGGCGTGTCGCCCGACAGCTACTGCGTCTGGGTGCccgggtcgtcgccggcgtcctcgccctcgcggccgccgcggaagAGCGGGTCGACGGGGTCCATCGCGCGGTGGCGCCGCATCAgcgagctcgtcgtcggccgGAGCCACAGCGACGGCAAGGAGAAGTTCCGCTTcctctccgcgccgccgtccccggccAGGGAGCACTCCAGATCAAAGCCCACAAAGGGCGCCGTCAAGCCCACCCACACCTACACCGAGCTcgacaccgtcgccgccggctacAGGATGTCCTACTCCCCCGCCAGGGCgcccaccggcgccggcgcgacgcggcggacgttCCTGCCGTACCGTCCGGATCTCATGGGCATCTTCGCCAACGTGAACGGGCTCAGCCGGACTCACCACGGCCCGTTCTGA